One part of the Gossypium raimondii isolate GPD5lz chromosome 1, ASM2569854v1, whole genome shotgun sequence genome encodes these proteins:
- the LOC105784549 gene encoding uncharacterized protein At2g29880-like, producing the protein MVDLHNVGTFNADTGFKAGYLNELEKMLEKALPNAMLKARPNIESRIRVLKRDWSIVYDMLNGQNNSGFGWDEHRQLVVAEDAVWNSYLNSHKEAGQFRHRSFPYYNQLTAIYAKDRATGKDAQTTADVIEEINVQDVPTTDINEERNEFYDCEADVSLDDMDVSATKPQLDSHQGGSTSSKKKKKNSDASDHISSSFHYAATLLAENMRAIGKQISRSIASDVVVQQKSEEFQIIQEKAINLCPTLCEIEGLTLDERYRALSKIPDHPTQMLIFFSLPSDVRLEWVGRFLAYH; encoded by the exons ATggtggacttgcacaatgttggaaccttTAATGCTGATAcggggttcaaagccggttatttaaacgagttggaaaaaatgttagaaaaagcTTTACccaatgcaatgttgaaggctagacctaatattgaatcgaggattaggGTACTGAAAAGGGATTGGTCAATCgtgtatgacatgcttaatggccaaaacaatagcggttttggttgggatgagcataggcagctcgttgttgctgaagatgcggtttggaactcttatttaaat agtcataaagaagccggtcaattcagacatcgtagtttcccttactacaaccaACTTACTGCCATCTACGCAAAAGATCGAGCgactgggaaagatgctcaaacaacCGCTGAtgttattgaagaaataaatgttcAGGATGTACCTACTACAGATattaatgaagaaagaaacgaaTTCTATGACTGTGAAGCTGATGTttctttggatgacatggatgtttctgctaCAAAACCGCAACTAGATAGTCACCAAGGGGGTTCCACatcttcaaagaagaaaaaaaagaattctgaTGCAAGTGAtcatatttcttcttcatttcattatgctgccactttattggcgGAAAACATGCGGGCCATTGGCAaacaaatcagtaggagtattgcctccgatgtggtagttcaacaaaagtcagaagaattccagatcatccaagaaAAAGCTATAAATTTATGTCCAACCTTATGTGAAATAGAAGGTTTAACTCTGGATGAGCGCTATCGAGCATTGAgcaaaattccagatcatccaacgcaaatgctcattttctttagtttaccttctgatgTGAGGTTGGAATGGGTCGGAAGATTTCTTGCttaccattaa